The proteins below are encoded in one region of Segatella copri:
- a CDS encoding aminopeptidase C — MKKTMIVAALMALVATGANAKKAADSAEVAKNKPVFTVVKQNPITSIKDQNRSGTCWAYSTLSYFESEILKKTGKTYDLSEMFVANKTYMDRATVAVRMHGDVSFSEGGSAYDVLYALQHYGIVPESAMPAPGSLTGDSLANFGEFFNVMTPYVEAVAKSTAKKLSPAWKSGLQGIIDSYIGKAPEKFTYEGKQYTPQSFCQSLGLNLDDYVTITSYTHHPMWSKFAVEVQDNWRWPLSYNVPMEDICKIIDNAVNNGYTVAWGGDVTEDGFTRKGLGIAYDVKKVRSMAGTDADHWFKLSKDEKKEKFDSLGVNAPEIVPTQAMRQEAFDNWETTDDHGMHIYGIAKDQNGKEYYMVKNSWGEYGDYKGTWYMTKAFVAYKTMDFMVNKNALPKDIRKKLGI; from the coding sequence ATGAAGAAAACTATGATTGTTGCAGCCTTGATGGCTTTGGTAGCCACAGGAGCAAATGCGAAGAAAGCTGCAGACTCTGCAGAAGTAGCAAAGAACAAACCTGTATTTACTGTAGTAAAGCAGAATCCTATCACTAGCATCAAGGACCAGAATCGCAGTGGTACGTGCTGGGCTTACTCTACCCTCAGCTACTTCGAGAGCGAAATCTTGAAGAAGACAGGCAAGACCTACGACCTCAGCGAAATGTTCGTAGCCAACAAGACTTATATGGACCGCGCCACAGTGGCTGTAAGAATGCACGGCGACGTGAGCTTCTCTGAGGGTGGTAGCGCCTACGATGTACTCTATGCTTTGCAGCACTATGGTATTGTACCTGAGTCTGCCATGCCTGCACCAGGTTCATTGACAGGTGACTCTTTGGCTAACTTCGGTGAGTTCTTCAATGTAATGACTCCATACGTAGAGGCAGTAGCAAAGAGCACAGCTAAGAAGCTTTCTCCAGCCTGGAAGAGCGGTCTTCAGGGCATCATCGACTCTTACATCGGTAAGGCTCCTGAGAAGTTTACATACGAGGGCAAGCAGTATACTCCACAGAGCTTCTGCCAAAGCCTCGGTTTGAATCTTGATGATTATGTAACCATTACCAGCTACACCCACCACCCAATGTGGAGCAAGTTTGCTGTTGAGGTACAGGATAACTGGCGCTGGCCTTTGAGTTACAACGTTCCTATGGAAGACATCTGCAAGATCATCGACAACGCAGTAAACAACGGTTACACAGTAGCTTGGGGCGGTGACGTAACAGAAGATGGTTTCACTCGCAAGGGTCTCGGCATCGCTTACGACGTAAAGAAGGTTCGCTCTATGGCCGGTACAGATGCTGACCATTGGTTCAAGCTCTCTAAGGACGAGAAGAAGGAGAAGTTTGATTCTCTCGGCGTAAATGCTCCTGAGATTGTTCCTACCCAGGCTATGCGTCAGGAAGCATTCGACAATTGGGAGACAACTGACGACCACGGTATGCACATCTACGGTATCGCTAAGGATCAGAACGGCAAGGAGTACTACATGGTTAAGAACTCTTGGGGCGAGTATGGTGACTACAAGGGAACCTGGTACATGACCAAAGCTTTCGTAGCTTACAAGACTATGGACTTCATGGTTAACAAGAACGCCCTTCCTAAGGACATCCGCAAGAAGCTCGGAATCTAG
- the recJ gene encoding single-stranded-DNA-specific exonuclease RecJ — protein sequence MHFKWNYESPTPEQQKAAEELGAKLNMSPVLAHLLIKREITTESAAKRFFRPQLSDLINPFLMKDMDIAVDRLNDAMGRKERILVYGDYDVDGCTAVALVYKFLQQFYSNIDYYIPDRYDEGYGVSKKGIDFAHQTGVKLIIILDCGIKAIQEIEYAKSLGIDFIICDHHVPDDVMPPAVAILNPKRPDDPFPFKHLCGCGVGFKFMQAFAKNNNIPFSRLIPLLDFCAVSIAADIVPVVDENRILAFHGLKLLNTNPSIGLKSIIDICGLNGRELSMSDIVFKIGPRINASGRMENGKLSVDLLVERDYSSALRMARHINEYNEQRKDIDKQMTEEANGIVSRLESMKHNSSIVLYDEGWKKGVIGIVASRLTEIYFRPTIVLTRDGDMATGSARSVTGFDIYSAIKSCRDLLLNFGGHTYAAGLTLKWDKVREFRDRFQHYVEEHISPQQTEPMLNIDAEIDFKDITKHLQADLKRFSPFGPCNQKPIFCTNRVYDYGTSKVVGREQEHIKLELVDSKSSTVLNGIAFGQSAAARYIKSKRSFDIAFTIEENIFKKNQVQLQIEDIRPNEG from the coding sequence ATGCATTTTAAATGGAATTACGAATCACCAACACCTGAACAGCAAAAAGCAGCTGAAGAATTAGGCGCCAAGCTAAATATGAGCCCAGTTCTTGCCCATTTGCTCATCAAGCGCGAGATTACGACAGAGTCTGCAGCCAAACGGTTCTTCCGTCCACAACTCTCAGATCTCATCAATCCATTCCTGATGAAAGACATGGATATTGCCGTAGACCGCCTGAACGATGCTATGGGTAGAAAGGAACGTATCCTTGTTTACGGAGACTATGACGTAGACGGATGCACCGCCGTTGCCCTGGTGTACAAATTCTTGCAGCAATTCTATTCAAACATCGACTACTACATTCCCGACCGCTACGACGAAGGTTACGGAGTGAGTAAGAAAGGAATTGATTTTGCTCATCAGACTGGTGTAAAACTGATTATTATTCTAGACTGCGGAATCAAGGCTATTCAGGAGATAGAATATGCCAAGAGTCTGGGAATAGACTTCATCATCTGCGACCATCACGTTCCTGACGATGTGATGCCACCTGCTGTGGCCATACTCAATCCGAAGCGTCCTGACGATCCATTCCCATTCAAGCATCTCTGCGGATGCGGTGTAGGATTCAAGTTTATGCAGGCTTTTGCCAAGAACAACAACATTCCATTCTCCAGGCTCATTCCTCTGCTCGACTTCTGCGCCGTGAGTATTGCTGCCGACATTGTGCCGGTGGTAGATGAGAACAGAATACTCGCCTTCCATGGTCTTAAGTTGCTGAATACCAATCCAAGTATCGGTCTGAAATCCATCATCGACATCTGCGGACTGAACGGACGCGAGCTCTCTATGAGCGATATTGTGTTCAAGATTGGTCCCCGCATCAATGCTTCAGGCAGAATGGAGAACGGCAAGCTGAGCGTAGATCTGCTGGTAGAAAGAGACTATTCCTCAGCCCTGCGCATGGCCAGACACATCAATGAGTACAATGAGCAGCGCAAAGACATAGACAAGCAGATGACTGAAGAAGCCAACGGCATCGTATCGCGTCTGGAAAGCATGAAACACAACTCCAGCATCGTGCTCTATGATGAAGGCTGGAAAAAGGGAGTCATTGGCATTGTTGCTTCCCGACTCACCGAAATCTACTTCCGCCCTACCATTGTTCTGACCCGGGATGGTGATATGGCTACAGGTTCAGCACGTAGCGTAACGGGATTTGACATCTACTCAGCCATCAAGAGTTGCCGCGACCTCCTGCTCAATTTCGGTGGTCATACCTATGCTGCCGGACTTACCTTGAAGTGGGATAAGGTTAGAGAGTTCAGAGACAGGTTCCAGCATTATGTAGAAGAGCATATTTCGCCTCAACAGACAGAACCGATGCTCAACATAGATGCTGAAATTGACTTTAAAGACATTACCAAGCATCTGCAGGCCGACTTGAAGCGCTTCTCTCCTTTCGGTCCATGTAACCAGAAACCTATTTTCTGCACCAACCGGGTATATGATTATGGCACCAGCAAGGTGGTGGGCAGAGAACAGGAGCACATCAAGTTGGAACTGGTAGACTCAAAATCGAGCACGGTCTTAAACGGCATCGCTTTCGGTCAGAGTGCAGCTGCCCGCTACATCAAGAGTAAGCGAAGTTTCGATATAGCCTTCACCATAGAAGAGAATATTTTTAAGAAAAACCAAGTTCAACTTCAGATAGAAGACATCCGTCCAAACGAAGGATGA
- a CDS encoding ATP-dependent DNA helicase RecQ, translating to MADKYQEILRTYWGYPDFRGIQRDIIESIARGEDTLGLMPTGGGKSITFQVPALAQKGVCIVVTPLIALMKDQVQHLKARNILAEAIYTGLSRQEILRILENCIFGEIKFLYVSPERLSSELFQTKLRHIPVSFITVDEAHCISQWGYDFRPSYLEIAKIRDMKPGVPVLALTATATPDVVEDIQNQLHFKKQNVFKMSFARKNLAYVVRTTNDKLTEMVHILQCTQGSAIIYARSRKRTKEMAELLNKQGISATFYHAGLDSDVKDIRQKNWQNDEIRVMVATNAFGMGIDKSDVRMVIHIDCPDSLEAYFQEAGRGGRDGEKAYAVLLYNQSDENKLMKRIDETFPDKEFIKDVYEHLAYFFQVAVGSGMGQTFMFEIEKFCFTYKYFPTRVDSALHILERSGYIHYEDNPDGKARIRFNISRNDLYLLENVSEKEESVITGLLRNYGGLFTDYVYIDESLIERVSELNRQQVYMILKNLSARHIIDFIPRRKTPYISYTRPREDGFRVIIPEEVWEVRKKQFTAHIKSIISYAKNDSICRSRQLLNYFGEKTKMKDDCGICDVCIDHKIPQKQTIISEILDLLKDGKPHDITELNQLKYDSEDMAAVLEEMVAENMFYVEGDKIVHDP from the coding sequence ATGGCAGATAAATATCAAGAAATACTACGTACATATTGGGGGTATCCTGACTTTCGCGGCATACAACGAGACATCATCGAGAGTATAGCCCGAGGTGAGGATACCCTCGGTCTTATGCCTACGGGTGGCGGTAAATCCATCACCTTCCAGGTTCCAGCCCTTGCCCAAAAGGGCGTCTGCATTGTGGTAACTCCACTCATTGCGCTAATGAAGGATCAGGTACAGCATCTCAAGGCCCGCAACATCCTGGCTGAAGCCATCTACACAGGATTGTCGCGCCAAGAGATTCTCCGAATATTGGAAAATTGTATTTTCGGTGAAATCAAGTTTCTGTATGTTTCACCAGAACGTCTTTCTTCAGAATTGTTCCAAACTAAACTGCGCCACATTCCGGTGAGTTTCATCACGGTAGATGAAGCTCACTGCATCAGCCAGTGGGGTTACGATTTCCGCCCGTCTTATCTCGAAATTGCAAAAATAAGAGATATGAAGCCCGGTGTACCAGTCCTTGCTCTTACGGCTACGGCCACTCCCGATGTAGTAGAAGATATCCAGAACCAGCTTCACTTCAAGAAGCAAAACGTATTTAAAATGAGTTTTGCCCGCAAGAATCTTGCCTATGTGGTGCGCACCACCAACGACAAGTTGACCGAAATGGTTCATATCCTGCAGTGTACCCAAGGCTCAGCAATCATTTACGCGAGAAGCCGAAAACGAACCAAGGAGATGGCAGAACTTCTGAACAAACAAGGTATTTCTGCTACATTTTACCATGCCGGACTGGATTCCGACGTGAAGGATATCCGACAGAAAAACTGGCAAAATGACGAGATAAGGGTAATGGTAGCAACCAATGCTTTCGGCATGGGAATAGACAAGTCAGATGTGAGAATGGTAATTCATATAGATTGTCCAGACTCACTGGAAGCCTATTTTCAAGAGGCGGGACGAGGCGGAAGAGACGGCGAAAAGGCTTATGCTGTGCTGCTCTACAACCAGAGCGATGAAAACAAACTCATGAAACGCATAGACGAAACCTTCCCAGACAAAGAATTCATCAAAGACGTTTACGAGCATCTTGCTTACTTTTTCCAGGTGGCAGTTGGAAGCGGAATGGGACAGACTTTCATGTTCGAGATAGAGAAGTTCTGCTTCACCTACAAGTACTTCCCTACTCGCGTAGACTCGGCTCTGCACATTCTGGAGCGCTCAGGCTATATCCACTACGAGGACAATCCTGACGGAAAAGCAAGAATCAGATTTAACATCAGCCGAAATGATCTCTATCTGCTAGAGAATGTTTCGGAGAAGGAAGAGTCTGTCATTACGGGGCTTCTGCGTAATTACGGCGGTCTGTTTACCGACTATGTTTACATTGATGAATCGCTGATAGAGCGTGTAAGCGAACTAAACCGTCAGCAGGTATACATGATTCTGAAAAATCTGAGTGCCCGCCACATCATCGACTTCATTCCCCGCCGCAAGACACCTTATATCAGCTACACACGTCCTAGGGAAGATGGTTTCAGAGTTATCATCCCTGAGGAGGTATGGGAAGTACGCAAGAAACAGTTTACTGCCCACATCAAGAGCATTATCAGTTATGCAAAGAACGACAGCATTTGCCGTTCGCGCCAGCTTCTGAATTATTTTGGCGAAAAAACGAAAATGAAGGACGACTGCGGGATATGTGATGTCTGCATAGACCACAAAATACCCCAGAAGCAAACCATTATATCAGAAATTCTAGACTTGCTGAAAGACGGAAAGCCACATGACATTACAGAATTAAACCAACTGAAATATGATTCAGAAGATATGGCTGCAGTTCTTGAAGAAATGGTTGCAGAGAATATGTTTTATGTCGAGGGAGACAAAATCGTTCATGACCCATAA
- the ilvC gene encoding ketol-acid reductoisomerase: MAEMNFGGVMETVVTSHEFSLEKAREVLKNETIAVIGYGIQGPGQACNLRDNGFNVIVGQRQGKTYEKCLKDGWVPGKTLFSIEEAAEKGTIICMLLSDAGQIACWPKIKPYLTPGKTLYYSHGFAINWSDRTGVVPPKDIDVIMVAPKGSGTSLRTMFCEGRGLNCSYAVYQNASGKAEDKTIAFGIGIGAGYLFKTTFQREATSDLTGERGSLMGAIEGLLEAQYDVLRENGHSPSEAFNETVEELTQSLGPLFGAKGMDWMYANCSTTAQRGALDWAPRFREAIKPVMEWLYYSVKTGNEAQISIDKNSQADYREKLNAELEAMRNKEMWQAGVTVRKLRPENN; the protein is encoded by the coding sequence ATGGCAGAAATGAATTTCGGTGGCGTAATGGAAACTGTTGTCACCAGTCATGAATTTTCATTGGAGAAAGCACGTGAAGTATTGAAGAACGAAACTATCGCAGTTATCGGTTATGGTATCCAGGGTCCTGGTCAGGCTTGTAACCTTCGCGATAATGGTTTCAACGTCATCGTCGGACAGCGTCAGGGTAAGACCTACGAGAAGTGTCTGAAGGATGGTTGGGTTCCTGGTAAGACTCTGTTCTCTATCGAGGAAGCTGCTGAAAAGGGTACTATCATCTGTATGTTGCTTTCTGATGCCGGTCAGATTGCATGCTGGCCAAAGATTAAGCCATACCTCACACCAGGTAAGACTTTGTATTATTCACATGGTTTCGCTATCAACTGGAGCGACCGTACAGGCGTTGTTCCACCAAAGGATATTGATGTAATCATGGTTGCTCCTAAGGGTTCTGGTACTTCTCTCCGCACTATGTTCTGTGAGGGTCGTGGTTTGAACTGCTCTTACGCTGTATACCAGAATGCATCTGGCAAGGCAGAGGATAAGACTATTGCCTTCGGTATCGGTATCGGTGCCGGTTATTTGTTTAAGACTACATTCCAGCGTGAGGCTACTTCTGACCTCACAGGTGAGCGTGGCTCATTGATGGGTGCAATTGAGGGATTGTTGGAGGCACAGTATGACGTGCTCCGCGAGAATGGTCACTCACCATCTGAGGCTTTCAACGAGACTGTTGAGGAGCTCACACAGAGCCTTGGCCCTCTCTTCGGTGCTAAGGGTATGGATTGGATGTATGCTAACTGTTCAACAACAGCTCAGCGTGGTGCTCTTGACTGGGCTCCTCGTTTCCGTGAGGCTATCAAGCCTGTAATGGAGTGGTTGTACTACTCTGTAAAGACTGGTAACGAGGCTCAGATTTCTATCGACAAGAACTCTCAGGCTGATTACCGCGAGAAGTTGAACGCTGAACTCGAGGCTATGCGCAACAAGGAAATGTGGCAGGCTGGTGTTACAGTTCGTAAACTTCGCCCTGAGAATAACTAA
- a CDS encoding acyl-[acyl-carrier-protein] thioesterase, whose translation MEQKILDKVGRYEFLSEPFHCDFSSHLFMGHLGNHLLNAADFHSNDRGFGMNYLMPRHKTWVLSRLAIEMTEMPKSYDRFVVETWCESAMKYFTSRDFKICGKTSSSEEAKVYGYGKSVWAMIDTETRQPVDIFEIHDGLIKEYIDSEKPCPIQASSRVKMGKDAKLVRTIDTYYHDVDVNGHINSVKYIEHILDLFDLDYYKNHFLQRFEIAYVAESHQGDQLHFYLEETSEAEKMQEYCIKITKTGKNDVNEVEVVRSKAKFIKN comes from the coding sequence ATGGAACAGAAAATATTAGATAAGGTAGGGCGTTACGAATTTCTTTCGGAGCCTTTCCACTGCGATTTCAGCAGCCACCTCTTTATGGGGCATCTCGGAAATCATCTGCTCAATGCTGCCGATTTTCACAGCAACGACCGCGGGTTCGGTATGAACTACCTCATGCCCCGACACAAGACATGGGTTCTCAGCCGACTGGCTATTGAGATGACAGAGATGCCGAAGTCTTACGACCGCTTTGTGGTAGAAACCTGGTGCGAGAGTGCCATGAAATATTTCACATCCCGAGATTTCAAAATCTGCGGCAAGACATCATCATCAGAAGAAGCCAAGGTTTACGGTTACGGCAAGAGCGTGTGGGCAATGATTGATACGGAGACCCGACAGCCTGTTGATATTTTTGAAATTCACGACGGACTCATCAAAGAATATATTGATTCGGAAAAACCTTGTCCTATCCAGGCAAGTTCGAGAGTGAAAATGGGCAAGGATGCCAAGCTGGTGAGAACCATTGACACCTATTATCATGATGTAGATGTTAACGGACACATCAACTCGGTAAAATACATCGAACATATCCTCGACCTCTTTGATCTGGATTATTACAAAAATCACTTTTTGCAAAGATTTGAGATAGCTTACGTAGCAGAAAGTCACCAGGGAGACCAACTTCATTTCTATTTGGAAGAAACAAGTGAGGCAGAAAAAATGCAAGAATACTGCATAAAGATAACAAAAACCGGCAAAAATGACGTAAATGAGGTGGAAGTTGTAAGAAGTAAGGCTAAATTTATTAAAAATTGA
- the ilvN gene encoding acetolactate synthase small subunit: MENNNEKKLYTLLVYSENIAGILNQITAVFTRRQVNIESLNVSASSIKNIHKYTITVWSDEEQIEKINKAIEKKIDVVKSDYYSDDQIFIHEVALFKISTPVLLENPEVSRTIRKHDARMMEVNPTYSTVLLAGLTEDIADLFQQLNSYNCLLQYTRSGRIAVTRSFDEPISDYLKQNSED, translated from the coding sequence ATGGAGAATAACAACGAAAAGAAATTATATACATTGCTTGTTTACTCAGAAAACATTGCCGGTATCCTGAATCAGATTACCGCCGTGTTTACTCGCAGACAGGTAAACATCGAGAGCTTGAATGTTTCGGCCAGCAGTATCAAGAATATACACAAGTATACCATCACGGTTTGGAGTGATGAAGAGCAGATTGAGAAAATCAACAAGGCAATAGAGAAGAAGATTGACGTGGTGAAGAGCGATTACTACTCCGACGACCAGATCTTCATCCATGAAGTGGCTCTCTTCAAGATTTCCACTCCGGTATTGCTCGAAAATCCAGAGGTTTCGCGCACCATCCGCAAGCATGATGCCCGCATGATGGAGGTGAATCCTACCTACAGCACCGTGCTTCTGGCAGGACTTACCGAAGACATCGCCGACCTCTTCCAGCAGCTCAACAGCTACAACTGCCTGCTTCAGTATACCCGAAGCGGCAGAATCGCTGTAACGAGAAGTTTTGACGAACCCATCTCTGATTATCTCAAGCAGAATTCAGAAGATTAG
- the ilvB gene encoding biosynthetic-type acetolactate synthase large subunit, whose translation MAKEVITGAEALMRSLKNEDVKTIFGYPGGSIMPVFDALYGYTRGEKKMFDHILVRHEQAAAHAAQGYARVSGEVGVALVTSGPGATNTLTGIADAMMDSTPIVVIAGQVGVGALGTDAFQEVDLVGVTQPISKWSYQIRRAEDVAWAVSRAFYIARSGRPGPVVLDFTKNAQVATCEWEPVKCEKVTSYNPYPTIDEKAVAEAAELINNAKKPFALVGHGVELGGAHNELIEFLEKADIPAGRTLLGLSALPSNHPLNMGMLGMHGSYATNMKTQECDVLIAIGMRFSDRITGVPSKYAPQAKIIHLDIDKAEIDKVIKTDVAVVGDCKQSLPAITRLLNKNVHREWRDSFEEYCQQEQEKVIEKDIHPTEGPLLMGEVTNVVTEATHNEAVLVNDVGQNQMISSRYFKFTKKLSIVTSGGFGTMGFGLPAAIGATFGAPDRTICCFFGDGGFQMNIQELGTIMEQQAPVKMILLNNNYLGNVRQWQDLMFGGRHSFTHMMNPHYAEIAKAYGIPYDVVIDRKDLQAKVEKMISTKGPYLLECAIKENEDIVPMTLPGKSVDEMQLELNY comes from the coding sequence ATGGCAAAAGAAGTAATAACAGGAGCCGAAGCACTGATGCGCTCCCTGAAAAACGAGGATGTTAAAACCATCTTCGGATATCCGGGCGGCAGCATCATGCCAGTGTTTGATGCACTGTACGGTTACACGAGAGGTGAAAAGAAGATGTTTGACCACATCTTGGTACGTCACGAGCAGGCTGCTGCTCACGCTGCACAGGGTTATGCCCGAGTCAGCGGCGAAGTGGGCGTCGCTCTTGTCACTAGTGGTCCTGGAGCTACTAATACATTGACCGGCATCGCTGATGCCATGATGGATTCTACACCAATTGTAGTCATCGCCGGACAGGTAGGCGTAGGTGCCCTGGGTACCGATGCCTTCCAGGAGGTAGACCTCGTGGGTGTTACCCAGCCAATCTCCAAGTGGTCTTACCAGATACGCCGTGCCGAGGATGTGGCATGGGCTGTGAGCCGTGCTTTCTACATCGCCCGCAGCGGACGTCCGGGACCTGTGGTGCTCGACTTTACAAAGAATGCGCAGGTGGCTACATGCGAGTGGGAACCAGTGAAATGTGAGAAGGTTACATCTTACAACCCTTATCCTACGATAGATGAAAAGGCGGTGGCTGAAGCTGCCGAACTCATCAACAATGCCAAGAAACCATTCGCCCTCGTGGGTCATGGAGTAGAGCTTGGCGGTGCACATAATGAACTCATCGAATTCCTCGAGAAGGCAGATATCCCTGCCGGCAGAACCCTGCTCGGCCTTTCTGCCCTGCCTAGCAACCACCCGCTCAACATGGGTATGCTCGGCATGCACGGTTCTTATGCTACCAACATGAAGACCCAGGAGTGTGATGTGCTCATCGCCATCGGTATGCGTTTCAGCGACCGTATCACAGGCGTGCCTTCTAAGTATGCTCCTCAGGCAAAGATTATCCACCTGGACATTGACAAGGCTGAGATTGATAAGGTTATCAAGACCGATGTGGCTGTGGTGGGCGACTGCAAGCAGAGTCTGCCAGCCATTACCCGTCTGCTGAACAAGAATGTTCACCGCGAGTGGAGAGACTCCTTCGAGGAATACTGCCAGCAGGAACAGGAAAAGGTAATAGAGAAGGATATCCATCCTACAGAGGGACCGCTGCTCATGGGCGAGGTGACCAACGTGGTAACGGAAGCTACTCATAATGAGGCTGTTCTCGTAAACGACGTAGGTCAGAACCAGATGATCAGTAGCCGCTACTTCAAGTTTACCAAGAAGCTGAGCATCGTAACCAGTGGTGGTTTCGGAACCATGGGCTTTGGCCTTCCGGCAGCCATCGGTGCCACCTTCGGAGCTCCCGACCGCACCATCTGCTGTTTCTTCGGCGACGGCGGTTTCCAGATGAACATCCAGGAACTAGGCACCATCATGGAGCAGCAGGCACCGGTAAAGATGATTCTGCTGAACAACAACTATCTGGGCAACGTTCGCCAGTGGCAAGACCTGATGTTCGGCGGCCGTCACTCCTTCACCCACATGATGAATCCTCATTATGCAGAGATTGCCAAGGCCTACGGCATACCATACGATGTGGTAATAGACCGCAAGGACCTTCAGGCTAAGGTGGAGAAGATGATCAGCACCAAGGGTCCTTACCTGCTGGAGTGCGCCATCAAGGAGAATGAAGACATCGTTCCGATGACGCTGCCGGGCAAGAGTGTAGATGAGATGCAACTCGAGTTGAATTATTAA
- the ilvD gene encoding dihydroxy-acid dehydratase, with product MKHPLRSSVCTEGRRMAGARALWVAAGMKHEQFGKPIIAIVNSFTQFVPGHTHLHEIGQIVKKEIEAMGCYAAEFNTIAVDDGIAMGHDGMLYSLPSRDIIADSVEYMVNAHKADAMICISNCDKVTPGMLMASMRLNIPTVFCSGGPMEAGRWKGENADLITAMIKGADTSVSDEEMMQIEQCACPGCGSCSGMFTANSMNSLTEAIGLSLPGNGTILATHKNRIQLFKDAARQIVKNAYAYYEDGDESVLPRNIATRDAFLNAMTLDIAMGGSTNTVLHLLAVAQEAGADFKMEDIDQLSRKVPCLCKLSPNTQKYSVQECNRAGGILGILNELNKGGLINGAVKRVDGKTLDEQMKKYDITDTEIDAEADRIYHSAPGRKFSTQMGSQDAQWESLDIDRAEGCIRDLEHAYTKDGGLAVLFGNIAQNGCVVKTAGVDPVLWHFEGPAVCFDSQEDACEGILGGKVNSGDCVVITHEGPKGGPGMQEMLYPTSYIKSRHLGKECALITDGRFSGGTSGLSIGHISPEAAAGGNIGKIKDGDIIVIDIPSRSINVKLSDEELAARPQQPLKRNRLVSKALRAYAQSVSSADKGGVRIID from the coding sequence ATGAAACATCCATTAAGAAGTAGCGTCTGCACTGAAGGCAGAAGAATGGCAGGTGCCCGAGCACTCTGGGTCGCTGCAGGTATGAAACACGAGCAGTTTGGTAAACCAATCATTGCTATCGTGAATAGCTTTACTCAGTTTGTGCCAGGTCATACCCATCTTCATGAAATCGGTCAGATCGTCAAGAAGGAAATTGAAGCTATGGGGTGCTACGCAGCCGAATTCAATACCATTGCCGTTGACGACGGTATCGCAATGGGACACGACGGAATGCTCTATTCCCTCCCAAGCCGTGACATCATTGCCGACTCTGTAGAATACATGGTCAATGCTCACAAGGCCGACGCCATGATCTGCATCTCAAACTGCGACAAGGTAACCCCAGGTATGCTCATGGCATCTATGCGACTGAACATTCCTACCGTGTTCTGCTCAGGTGGACCTATGGAAGCTGGACGCTGGAAGGGTGAGAACGCCGACTTGATTACAGCTATGATTAAGGGTGCTGATACAAGCGTTTCTGACGAGGAGATGATGCAGATTGAGCAGTGCGCCTGCCCAGGTTGCGGTAGCTGCTCAGGTATGTTTACCGCCAATTCAATGAACTCACTCACCGAGGCCATCGGTCTGAGTTTGCCAGGCAACGGAACCATTCTTGCTACCCACAAAAACCGTATCCAACTTTTTAAAGATGCAGCACGCCAGATAGTTAAGAACGCTTATGCATATTATGAGGACGGCGACGAGAGCGTATTGCCACGCAATATAGCTACCCGCGACGCATTCCTCAACGCCATGACCCTGGACATCGCCATGGGCGGAAGCACTAACACCGTGCTCCACTTGCTGGCAGTAGCTCAGGAAGCTGGCGCAGACTTCAAGATGGAAGACATCGACCAATTGAGTCGCAAGGTGCCTTGCCTCTGCAAGTTGAGCCCTAACACCCAGAAATACAGTGTACAGGAGTGCAACCGCGCAGGTGGTATCCTCGGTATCCTGAACGAGCTGAACAAGGGCGGTCTGATCAACGGCGCCGTAAAGCGTGTTGACGGCAAGACACTCGATGAGCAGATGAAGAAATACGACATTACCGACACAGAGATTGATGCCGAGGCTGACAGAATCTACCACTCAGCACCGGGCAGAAAGTTCTCTACCCAGATGGGTAGCCAGGACGCTCAGTGGGAGAGTCTTGACATCGACCGCGCCGAGGGTTGTATTCGCGACCTCGAGCATGCCTACACCAAGGATGGCGGACTGGCAGTGCTCTTCGGTAACATCGCCCAGAATGGTTGCGTAGTAAAGACAGCCGGCGTAGACCCAGTGCTCTGGCATTTTGAGGGTCCAGCCGTATGCTTTGATTCTCAGGAAGATGCATGCGAAGGCATCCTCGGCGGAAAGGTTAACTCAGGCGACTGCGTAGTCATCACCCACGAGGGTCCGAAGGGTGGCCCTGGCATGCAGGAGATGCTCTACCCAACCTCTTACATCAAGAGCCGTCACCTGGGCAAGGAATGTGCCCTCATCACCGACGGCCGCTTCTCAGGCGGTACATCAGGCTTGAGCATCGGTCACATCAGTCCTGAGGCTGCAGCAGGTGGTAACATCGGCAAGATTAAGGATGGCGACATCATCGTCATTGATATCCCTAGCCGCTCCATCAATGTGAAGCTCTCTGACGAGGAACTCGCTGCACGCCCACAGCAGCCGCTGAAGCGCAACCGCTTGGTTAGCAAGGCACTGCGCGCTTATGCCCAGAGCGTAAGTTCGGCAGATAAGGGCGGTGTGAGAATCATCGACTAG